GACGCCTGCCAcgcattacgcatacgccatgtgTGCGGTCCTGGCGTAGGCGTCATTTATTAAATTAGCCACAGCATTAGCCACCCCAGgtaatttgtaaatttctgACAGATGCGCTGATAAACTCATTGCCGGGATTTCTTTGTGCGCCGATGGTCGGGGGAGTTCGGATGATTTGTGATTTATGCGGGTCTTATTACGGCTGCCTACATAACAATACTTTATTCGCAATACTTGGGGCCAAACTTAATGTAACATCACAAGGGTAACGTGAGTGGTGAACGGGAAAGGGTAAGGGTACGGGTACGGGTGCGGATACGGATACGGATACGGGAATCGATTGCCAGCGAGCACTTCGACTTCGAAGGAGTTGTCTCGAGGATTCAGGGATTCGGGTATTCGGGAGTTCAGGGCGCCGTCTCCGAGCGTCTGAGCCTGGCCAACTCCGGATGGGATGACAGCCTGTCGTCCTTCTCCGCCGCCGGCGGCGGTTTCGGCAGACTGAAGAATTtctgtaaattaaatttgtgaAAAATGAAATTAGGCTACGGCTGCTTTGCATAATTTAGATTATAAATTAGATGTGCCAGCACAACTCCAACGTGGCTCATTGCTCATGGAGCGGAAGAAGGTTGAAGAACCGTTGCCACTTTGGTGAAAGTAATTACAGTGAAATTGCCTTGGCTGCTTTTATACTTGGTTGCAAGTTTGTAAAATCTTTGCTTATTTATATACTTGATTGTGGCTGCATTTTAGAttagttaaatattaaactgaTCATTGATATTAAGGGGttttttgttaattgttttcaAAATGTGTGTATAATtaaagttactctcttcaagaTCGGAAAGATTTTGGATATAGTTAGAGGTTTTTTAGCTTAAATTCAGAATTCAGGCAatcaaaataaacaataaatgtTGAAAATGCCAACCTATTACAATaagttttatattaaatatttaataggCAATAATATTTAAGAATCTAAAATGCTTACTTATTTGGGGTTTGTTTGAGAATTGAACTGAATAGAACAACGAAAAAAACCCTAAAAAGGTCAAGCATTCGATTTTTAACCTTGTGGTTAcctcttttttttatcaaacaCGAAACCCAGAAAACAACCCAACACTCACATCGTGTTGTCCAAAATGCCTGGCCTCCTCCATGGTGTCCGGCAGCTTCTTGTGCAGGGTCTCCGGCAGGAAGAGGGCTCCGATGCCGCCCAGCAGGAAGAGGACGCCCAAGATGTAGTACGGCGCCCGGATGTCCACGGTGGTGCCCAGGTAGACCAGGTACGGGGCCAGCACTCCGATGGCGTTGGCCAGGATGGTGCCCAGGGCCACGCCCGTCTGCCGCATGCACGTGGGATAGATCTCCAGGCACTGCAGGTTCGCCGTGAAGAAGGTGAGGGCGTTGAGGAACTTGATGAACGTGGCCAGGTAGATCATCATTCTCTcgtaccgctcgtccgtcgaATACACAATGATGGGCAGACAGGTGACGAACGCGATGAGGAACGAAACCGAGTTGGTGAAGCGCCTCCCGTACGTATCGCCTGGAATATAGCAGAGATGGCCGGTGATGGACTGCTCCAATCAGCGTGGCGTCACGCCCCGCAGCACTCACCCATGTAGCGGCCCACCACGTAGGCGGGGATCTCCACAATGCTCTGGTACAAAAAGTTGAGGAAGGGATTGCCTGCCATGCGGGAGCTGAAGAGCACCAGCGTGAAATAGGAGACGGCCACCACGCACCTGCAAACGGAGTAAATCGGCAGTTAGACATGCAAATTGCTTTCGGTGTGAAATCCTCAATGCAGTGTGGAAaattaattgaacattttgagtctttacttaaaaaataatacatagTCTAGAATTTTCTTTTTGAAGTAATAATTGCTTTCACGTATTTCTAGTTTCTTTCATAtacttaaaattattaaattttttcataCACGTGCAAATAAATCCGATATAGGCAATCACCTTTACTATATCaggaatattaaaaaaaaatttggatGCTGTAACATTAAAAATTGAGCATTAAttcttaaaattgtaataaaagatttatatatatagatcAGTTAGTTGGAGGCCCTATCAGCTCTAATAAAACCAAAGGTTTCTGAAGAAATAAGGTATTTAAGGGCAAAAAAAGTATGTTTCAAGATCGACATAGGACCTAAATTATAAATTGAAGTGGCATCTTTTTCCCCCAGTTCATCCCCATTTCTCACCAACTGAAGCCCATGATGATTGTGTTGCGGGCCAGCCGCCAGCCAGCAAAGAGCGATGCCATGCCGTAGGTGACGTCCTGCTTGTCTCGACTGTAGATCTCGGCCAATTCCTTCTCGGTCATGTCGAAGCGATGGCCGTTAATTTTGGCTATCTTCTGCAGTTGGACAATGGCCTCGCGGAAACGCTGTTTGCTAATCAACCATCGTGGCGATTCGATTACGTATCTGTGAGAAATATACGATTATTCAGACTGAACCAGGATGTATTGGATGAACATGGGATTTCTCTTCAAAACGATGGTGGTTTCGTTTGAAAATGGGACTTTCTCCTGAGAAGAAGTGGAGAAACTGAAGAAGTAATCAATATCACAACAGAAATGAAAAAATCTGTAAGAAATTTACGATTACTCAGAGTAAGGGACTTTTCTTTAAAACAACTATAGCATTTCTTTTCGGTAAAGTCATGCATGGCTCTATATTTTCTGACAAAGTTTGTGATTACTTCTCATGAGATGGAATGAAGAAActtaagaaataattaatgTCACAGCAGAGAGGTGGTGATTAGATTTGGAATGGGCAATGACTGCGTGACTTACTTGGACAGAAGCAGAGCCATCGCTGTGGGTATCGAGGTGAGCCACATGAAGGAGTCCCAGTGGCGCAGCCACCAGTAGAGCAGGGGCATCAGGGTGGTGCCGACGGACCAGCCGCAGCTCTGGAAGAAGGCAATTCGACTGCGGTCCTCCctggacaaaaaaaaaaaaaacggaggAGTGTGGGTCAGCAATAAAAGTTGGACGGAAAGTTTTGAAGAAACTTACTCCCGGGAGATCTCCATGCCGATAATTTGGGGCGATTGGAAGAGGCTGTTGACGGTGAGGCCCACGATGCCGGTCATGATGAGGAACCACGTGTACGAGCTGGTGCACATGATGGACCCAAAGCGGCCCAGGGAGCAGAAGACCACACTGATGTAGTACACGAACCGGCGACCATAGCTGCGGCCAAGTGGACAAATTCAATTACCGGCGCTGCCATAACTTAGTTAGGTTGGAAGGTGGAAGTCGCGCTACTTACGAATCGCCCATTTGTCCCAATATAAATGAACCGGCCACCTCTGTCACACGACCCACCACGAACACATTTGTCACGAACAAATCCTTGGCGCACACCCAGTTGTGGTCCGTGGGGATGGTGCTGTCGTACCAGGTCCTGTCGTAACTCCAGCCGTTCTGGCAGGCTGAAAGGACGGGTGGGCGGTCGTAAAATGCATTCGAGTGCAAAGttgcaaatatttataagaaaaCAGAGCAGGAGAACCAAGTAATTTCACCACTAATCCGgcaaatgtatgtatttactTTATATTTGTTTGATGGAAAACGGGGAGCTCGATAAATATTTGGCAATAAGCCTAGCACTTGATTAGGTTTATCGGAAAGttaacacaaataaataaatggtgTGGCTTTCTAAAAATTGGATATATCCGTAAtagatatttttaatatttttaaattgggaatctttttggttttttttactGCCATTTGGTTATTAACTTGTAAAACACAAGATGTTATAAGGAATGAATATTATAAGATCTTATTAACTAAGTAAACTTAAGTACAAAAAACTTTTATGGCATAAACCTGGCTTACAACTCTTTGGTTTTCacagaactaattaaatacatttgtaaATTTCCagttataaatatatagtacCAATAGACACATCCCTTATAATTGTATTTTACTTAAAAGCAATGTTTTTTCTACTCACCCTCTGTTGTTTTCGTCCGCTGGCTGGTATTCCAAGCGGACCAGTCCGTGATCTCTGAAAAGTTCATCTGGTACATCTCACAGTTACTAAACGTCGCCCTGCCACGATTGTCGGCCTGTCTATTCCAAAGCTAGATTCAGTTTATTGTATTTGGATGGATGCACACCCCACTTACTTGGGCAGGGTGATGTCTCGCCATTCCTCCAGCGTAAAGTTGGTGTTTTCCCTGCCCGGCACAGTGCACCAATGATCGGGTATGTTGAGGGCCAGGATGATGTTCATGTAGATCATGGCACCGCTGCAGGCCAAACCCCCGATAAACATGAAGTTGTATAGGGTTTGGTAGCGACCATGGTTGCCGGCCTTCTCCATCACGGTCTGGAAGGGATCGTTGAACTCCGAGTCGTCAACGTCCATTTGGGAGAAGTGTCCCGAGACCTGGGAGGCCTTCCGGCTGTACGCCTGTTCCTTTTTGTCTCTCATTTTGCACTACCAGTATTCCAAGTGGAGGTGCCTTAGTACCCAGTCAGTCGTAGGGCCTGATAAACAGACTAATCTTTATGGCATCTGGGGCGCAGAACGAAGATCGGATGAGAAGATTGCGCGGCAACTAGCTCCGGAAGATTGTCGTGCTTCTAATTAGACACTTCTGGCCACGCCAGTTTGCGCCTGTCCTTTATTAGTATCTTTAAACTATAATCATAAAAACTCATTAAGTCATATATGATTGGAGCCATAAAGCCATTCATAGTTATAAGCTGCCTTAGAATTGTAGCCATAATTTTCTAATTGAGATGTGAGATGTCAAAGAACTTTGGGACTGAATTATTCTGTTATTTAATAATCCAAAGGAATGTTATCTTTATaacatacttttttttaagtaaacaTTGGCTGCACGCTTTAGCAGTCTTTCgtcttgttattattatggCTTACAGCTAACAACTGTCTTGCTATTAAGACAAAGTGCTCAGATTTGTCAATGcttatgtttttattcatcaaaaattgatttttcaaataattttaactGTTAGCACTCAACCCAAAAATCTTTTACAAAATGGAAGCAAACTTTCAACTTTCACTTACCACTAGTTTTGATTGAGTGCACGAAAACTTGAATATTCGTTTCCTGAAATCTTGTGTTCTTCACACTTTTGATTTGGTATTTTGAATTTTAGAATTATGTTCAAGCTTCATCCCAATCTAAGGGAAATTTGGAAATATAAACGTATTCTGCCAGCTTTATTGCACTTTTCACATCCCGTCGCGAAACGGTGAAACTTTTGACTCCGACGCCTGCGAGAGCTCATCAACTGTGGCCAACACTCGGCGGTGTTGTTCTGACTGCCCCAAGGGCTGTGGGGCGACTTATCAGGCCAAGACGGgcattataaaacaaattactGATAACAGAACGTCTATCTGATTTACACAAATGTGTATAACCATTACGAGCACCAGGCACTATGAACCTGTCCAAATTTTTTCTGAAAGAGATGGCTGCACCGTTGAGCAGGTTATGTTTTTCCACTGGGCCCTCGAATCTAATCACCTTTCTCCACTATCACTGATAAGGGCTTGGTAAGTCATCATGCTAATCGGTGGTACAGCAAAACAAATAGTTAATTAGGTTTTAATAAAGTCGGGGAATCTcacattattataaaaaatatgtagGTGGTCGTAAAATTGTTTACGTTTCAATTTCTTTCacttataaaaaatgaactATTTTGATTGATATGGGGCCTCCAAGCGATTGCAGATGCAATTTCATCTTTATAGAGGCCATAAGCCAGTAGCCCACCGAGTTCGTAAGCCTCTCAGCTCAGATAAGATAGACAAAACACGAGACGATTGCATTCGGGATTGAGGAATATTATTTCGGGGACTAGACAAAGCAAAGACAGGCTAAACGTGAATTACAACTCCAAACTAAGCCCGATTAGGATCCGTTGAAATATAGCTATTTTGACAATCCATTGCACTTGCACTTTAACGTTAGGATTTTATCTGGAATTCTCTTTCgtattttatactttttattgttgtttctATTTGCATATTAGATTAAAAAAACGTTTATCTTGGGGCTCTGTTTGAGCTGCTGCCGCTTTTGACTGTCGACTGGGACTGGGACTGAAACCAAGCCGAGAACACGTAGCTGGCAATGAGATAGAGTCCACTTGGCTCGGCTTGTGCAAATGCAATAATAtcaattttcatattttcataTACTGGCCGAGCGAAAGACAAAAGcaatttaacaatttactAAAGCACTTAAGCGCAAATTCAGTTCCCGGCCGCCCGACTAGACGCTGTAAAAAACTAAGCCAGCGACGACAGTCGACTCTATGAATaaacatcatcatcagcatcaTTATCAGCACCGACACACCAGATAGTATAGATCTGGGATAAGGAGTGGATCTGTAAATTTAATCAGAGCAGTTTACGTCGGCGCTGTGCTAATCTATTGACTGACACCGACACCAAGTCGCTGCGTCCATCAGAGCGCGTCGGAGATTCAGGG
This region of Drosophila subpulchrella strain 33 F10 #4 breed RU33 unplaced genomic scaffold, RU_Dsub_v1.1 Primary Assembly Seq354, whole genome shotgun sequence genomic DNA includes:
- the LOC119560443 gene encoding carcinine transporter; the encoded protein is MRDKKEQAYSRKASQVSGHFSQMDVDDSEFNDPFQTVMEKAGNHGRYQTLYNFMFIGGLACSGAMIYMNIILALNIPDHWCTVPGRENTNFTLEEWRDITLPKQADNRGRATFSNCEMYQMNFSEITDWSAWNTSQRTKTTEACQNGWSYDRTWYDSTIPTDHNWVCAKDLFVTNVFVVGRVTEVAGSFILGQMGDSYGRRFVYYISVVFCSLGRFGSIMCTSSYTWFLIMTGIVGLTVNSLFQSPQIIGMEISREEDRSRIAFFQSCGWSVGTTLMPLLYWWLRHWDSFMWLTSIPTAMALLLSKYVIESPRWLISKQRFREAIVQLQKIAKINGHRFDMTEKELAEIYSRDKQDVTYGMASLFAGWRLARNTIIMGFSWCVVAVSYFTLVLFSSRMAGNPFLNFLYQSIVEIPAYVVGRYMGDTYGRRFTNSVSFLIAFVTCLPIIVYSTDERYERMMIYLATFIKFLNALTFFTANLQCLEIYPTCMRQTGVALGTILANAIGVLAPYLVYLGTTVDIRAPYYILGVLFLLGGIGALFLPETLHKKLPDTMEEARHFGQHDKFFSLPKPPPAAEKDDRLSSHPELARLRRSETAP